The stretch of DNA CCTATGAAATAGCAGGAAAGGGAACCGCGGATTCAAGCTCGTTTAAGGAAGCTATTTTTTCCGCCATACAGATATATAAGAATAGATTTGATTATGAAGAACTTACCTCAAATCCGTTAAAAAAAGCAAAGAGATAGATATAAACAAAAAAATGTTTATAAGTAATGTTGCATAACATAAAAATTCATATATTTGCAGGCTCAAAATAGATGAGAGAATGAAGCCTTTGAAAGAGTTTACAATTCCATTTGTAGGGTTAAAAATAGCGAAACATCTTTTTGAGTACAAGATTGAACAAGCGTTCTTTGAATATTTTGAGTATGAAGAATTTAATGATGTAAATATCCATGTAAATGTTGAACTAGAAAAAAAAACAACATTACTTGAATTGCATTTTAAAGTTTCAGGATGGGTTAATGTTAATTGTGATTTAACAAACGAACCATATAATCAAACTATAGAAAATGAGTTTGATTTAGTGGTGAATTTTGGAGATGCGTATAATGATGAACATATTGATATTCTTATAATTCCTCACGGGACTTATGAAATTAATATACAACAATACATTTACGAATTAATTGTCCTTGCTGTACCAAATAAAAGAGTACATCCAGGAGTTGAAGATGGCACTTTAAATTCAGACATACTTAAAAAGCTAGAAGAATTAAGTCCAAAACTTAAAGAAGATAAAGAAAAAGAGGATATCGATCCTCGTTGGAATACATTAAAGAAACTATTAACGGATAAATAAATATAAAAAATGGCACATCCTAAAAGAAAAATCTCAAAAACAAGAAGAGATAAGAGAAGAACACATTACAAAGCAACTGCGCCACAGATTGCTACATGTCCAACAACTGGAGAAGCTCATTTATACCACAGAGCTCATTGGCATGAAGGGAAATTATACTACAGAGGTCAAGTTTTAATTGATAACTCAGAAGTAGAAAACGTAGCATAAATAGTATGCACGCATATAATAAAACGCTCACATGTGAGCGTTTTTTTTTATGAAGTGTTTTTTCTAAGACAAAAACAATTTATTTGTGTGTTATTAAACTAAAATTTAGTAGTTTTCACCAAAATTTGAACTTTTTTGTCCAATTCTAATGATTTTTTGGTCTAATTAACTATAAAATTATGAGTAAAATCTCAGCAGCAATTACAGCTGTAGGCGCATATGTGCCAGAATATGTATTAACCAACCAAATTCTTGAGACTATGGTTGATACAAATGATGAATGGATTACCTCTCGTACAGGAATAAAAGAACGCAGGATTCTTAAAGGCGAGGGAAAAGGAACGTCTTACTTAGCTATTAAAGCTGCCCAAGACCTTATTGATAAAAGAGGTATTGATCCCAAAGATATAGAACTTGTTATTGTCGCTACGGCAACACCAGATGTGAAAGCAGCCTCAACTGCAGCTTTTACAGCATCTAATATTGGAGCAATTAATGCCTTTTCGTTTGATATGGATGCGGCGTGCTCTAGTTTTTTGTTTGGGATGTCGGTAGCCTCAGGTTATATAGAATCAGGTAGGTATAAAAATGTATTATTAATTGGAGCAGATAAAATGTCCTCCATTATTAATTATGAAGATAGAGCTACTTGTATCATTTTTGGTGATGGAGCAGGCGCTGTTTTATTTGAGCCTAATGAAGAGAATTTAGGACTTCAAGACGAATATTTAAGAAGTGATGGTTCTGGTAGAGAGTTTCTACGAGCTACTTATGGAGGGTCTTCATTTCCGTTAACACCAGAAACTATGGAAGAAGGTGGGCAATATGTTTTTCAAGAAGGAAGAACGGTATTTAAAAATGCGGTATTCAATATGGCAGATGCAACTATTAAAGTGTTAGAACGAAACAACTTAACGAAAGACGATGTTTCTTGGCTGGCAGCGCATCAAGCAAATAAGCGAATTATTGATGCCACTGCACAACGTATGAATTTAGAAGAAGAAAAGGTCATGATGAACATTGAAAAATATGGCAATACAACATCTGCAACGTTACCTTTGCTTTTAAATGACTACGAATCAAAACTTAAAAAAGGAGATAATATAATATTTGCCGCTTTTGGAGGCGGATTTAATTGGGGGGCCATTTATTTAAAATGGGCATATAATTCAATAAACTAACCATTAACTAATTGCAAAATTATGGATATAAAAGAGATTCAAAACTTAATCAAGTTTGTTGCCAAATCTGGTGCAAGTGAGGTTAAATTAGAGATGGATGATATTAAAATCACCATTAAAACAGGATCAGAATCAGACACAACAATTGTGCATCAGGTTCCTGCCGCTCATATACCTCAGGCTGCTCCAGTTGCTGTACAGCCAGCTATAGCAGAAGTTACAAAAACTGAAACAAAAGAACCTGCAGCAGATGCAGACTCAAAATACATCACGATTAAGTCTCCAATCATTGGGACTTTTTATAGAAAACCATCACCAGATAAACCTTTATTTGTTGAGGTTGGACAAACCATCGCAGAAGGTGATGTACTTTGTATTATTGAAGCCATGAAACTTTTCAATGAAATTGAATCTGAAGTTTCTGGAAAAATAGTTAAAATATTAGTTGACGATTCTTCACCTGTAGAATTTGATCAACCACTATTTTTAGTAGACCCGTCATAACCTATTAAAAATTCCAATATACAAATCTCAAAATCCAATGTTTGGAATTTGGCGATTGGAATTTGTAATTTTTAATTCAACAAGTTATGTTCAAAAAAATATTAATAGCCAATAGAGGAGAAATAGCGCTACGTGTTATTAGAACCTGTAAAGAGATGGGTATTAAAACGGTAGCTGTTTACTCAACGGTAGATGAAGAAAGTTTGCATGTTAAATTTGCAGATGAAGCTGTTTGTATAGGTCCGGCATCAAGTAGTGAGTCCTATTTAAAAATGTCTAATATAATAGCAGCAGCAGAAATTACTAATGCTGATGCTATTCACCCAGGATATGGTTTCTTATCCGAAAACGCTAAATTTTCAAAAATCTGTGACGAACACGGCATAAAGTTTATTGGTGCTTCGCCGGAGATGATCGATAGAATGGGCGATAAGGCGAATGCTAAAGCGACTATGAAAGCTGCGGGTGTACCGTGTGTTCCAGGAAGTGATGGGGTTATACAAACGTTTGAAGATTGTGAAAAAATAGCAAAAGAAACAGGGTATCCTGTTATGTTAAAAGCATCTGCCGGAGGCGGTGGTAAAGGTATGCGTGCCGTATGGAAACCCGAAGAATTAAAAGATGCATGGGACTCAGCAAGGCAAGAAAGTAAGGCAGCATTTGGTAACGACGATATGTATATGGAAAAGCTTATTGAAGAGCCAAGGCATATAGAAATTCAAATTGTTGGAGATTCTCGAGGTAAAGCATGTCACTTATCAGAAAGAGACTGTTCAATCCAACGTCGTCATCAAAAATTAACAGAGGAAACGCCATCTCCTTTTATGACGAAAAAACTTCGTACTGACATGGGAACGGCAGCTGTTAAAGCATCAGAGTATATTAAATATGAAGGTGCAGGAACCATAGAGTTTCTGGTAGACAAGCATCGCAATTTCTATTTTATGGAAATGAATACACGTATTCAGGTAGAACACCCTATTACTGAACAAGTGATAGATTTCGACTTAATTCGTGAGCAAATTTTGGTAGCTGCGGGAGTACCAATTTCCGGAAAAAATTATACGCCTAAATTACATTCTATTGAATGTCGTATAAATGCAGAAGATCCATTTAATGGTTTTCGTCCATCACCAGGTGTCATAACGACGTTACATGCCCCAGGGGGTCATGGTGTGCGTCTAGATACACATGTTTATGCTGGTTATGCGATACCGCCGAATTACGATTCTATGATTGCTAAGTTAATTACAACAGCGCAAACAAGGGAAGAGGCTATTAATAAAATGAAGCGCGCTCTAGACGAATTTGTAATAGAAGGTATTAAAACCACGATTCCTTTCCACAGGCAACTTATGGATCATCCAGATTATTTAGCTGGAAATTATACCACCAAGTTTATGGAAGACTTTGTAATAGAAAAAGAAGAAATAGAAGAATAAATCATAAAACTCCGAAAGCAATTTCGGAGTTTTTTTATTACTTGAAATTTAAAAACTAGTACCATATTGAGTCATTATACAAAGAAGGTCTTTCCTTGTCAAAAATATAGAGACAATACCGTAATTTTCTTAGTGTTACTCCTCTGTTTTAACACAGTTATTGGCCAAGAAAAGGTTAATTTTAAGGCCTTTGGCTATATGCCTAATATTATTCCAGATTCCGTTTATCATCAACTAAAACACGAAACAGATATAGATAAAAAACTGAATTTGATATATAATATTGGAATAACACATGTTCGTGCAGGAACAACAGATTCTATAGTATTCTATGCTAAAAAAATAGATTCGGTTATTTCTCATACAGATGAAAAACTAAATAATTATAATTCATATCAAATTAAGGCCAAAAGGCTTCTCGGTGATGGAATGTATATGAATGGGCTTTATGAAAATGCTCTTAAAGCGTATATAGAAGGTATTTCCATGGTCAAAAACTCTATAAAGTATTCAGAGTTAGGATGGTTGAAATTGGGCTTGGGAAAAGTGTACTTTCAAAAAGAGGATTATAAAAAGGCAGAAGCTCTATTTCAAGAATGTTCAAAATCTATTAAAGATAATGAGCTAAATACACAGGCAAACTATTGCTTAGGAGCTTTGAAGTATATGCAGAACAATATAGCTGAGGCTACTGTGTTTTTTGATGAAGCCTTAGCTAGTTCAGAAAAATCTTTAAAACTAATTTTAAAAATAGAATTATATAAAGGACTTATAGCGTGGGAAAAAGAAAAACTAAATGAATCCTTAGATATTTTTAAGAGCGTTATGGATCGTAGTTTGGAACATAACTATTATGACCTTTATATTGAAGCGGTTTTAAATTTTGGAAAAATATACACAGAGCTCGGCAGGTATGAAGATGCACAGATAATACTCTCCATGGCTTATACCAATGCCATACAATGGAACCGCTTTGAACTTCAAAAAAAGATAATAAATGATTTGCGACGTGTTTTTTATGCAAAAGGTGATTATAAAAATGCTTATAATCTATTGACCCAATATTTGAATGTTTCTAATAAGGTTTTAAAACAACAGAATAGCATAGTCATCAAAGATTTGGAATACAAATACCAAACTTTACAGAAAGAGAAGGAAATAAGTCGCCAAAAAACGATTAAACAAGCATTTTTATATGGGTTCTTAGCTCTTTTAATTCCTGTTTTGGCTTTACTTTATGTTTACTATCAAAAATTACAGACACAAAGTCAACTGAATACAAAACAAAAAGAATTAAACAACCGTAAAATAGCATCTCTTTTAAGTGAACAGGAACTAAAATTAGCAAGAACATCCCTAGGTGCTCAACAAGAGGAAAGAACCAGAATAGCTCAACAATTACACGACAGTATTGGAGGTAATTTAGCAGGAATCAAATTACGAATGTCCAACATGAAAAGTTTGAATAAAGAGGGTCAGGAAGTCATACTCCAAGTTGATGAAACGTATGAGTTGGTTCGTAACATTTCTCATGACCTTATCCCTAAAAAGTTTAATGAAAATGCTTTTACGGCACTTATAGATGGATATGTTCAAAGCATAAAACAAAATGTAGATTTTTCAATAGCTTTTTTAACACATCCTGAGGAAAAAATAAACAATTTATCTGAAGCGGTTAAAATACAAATCTACCAGATTATTCAAGAGCTATTTACTAATACCATAAAGTATGCAAATGCAAAAAACGTTGATTTGCATCTTACTATTTATGAAAAAATGTTTCAGTTGTTATTTGAAGATGATGGTACTGGCTTTAATGTAGAGGAAGCACAAGGCGGCATAGGGCTTTCCAATATAAAAAATAGAATAGAGCAGCTTAATGGAAAGTTTGTCATAGATAGTGCTCTTAATAGAGGTACGGTAGTTACTATTGAAATACCTTTAGATGAAAAAGCATGAAAATTTAGATTGTTAATGCAGATGAAGGTCTCTATTTAGAGACAATGTAGATATACTTGGAGAATTAAATAGCCACATAAAGGTAAAACACACCATATCCTTTTTATATTATTGTGAGCCGAGTACTTCTGTTCTTAACACGAAAACTGTAATTTCGTAAGATGAATTTATCGTATTGGGAAATAAAAAGCTGGTTGACTAATGTGGATTTTACCATTGTAGGTAGTGGTATTGTTGGTTTAAATTGTGCTTTAAATTTAAAGGAACGCTTTCCTAAAGCCAATATTTTAGTACTGGAAAGGGGTGTTTTACCCCAAGGAGCGAGTACTAAAAATGCCGGATTTGCTTGCTTTGGTAGTCTAAGCGAAATTCTTGAAGATTTAAAATCACATACTGAAGCTGAAGTTTTAGAACTCGTAAAAAAAAGAATGGTTGGTCTGCAATTATTGCGTAGAACTTTAGGGGATAAAACGATTAACTATCAAGAACTTGGGGGCTATGAGTTTTACAAAAGAAGATAGTTTATTGGAGCAATGCCTTTCAAAAAAAACAGACATCAACAAGTTACTTCAACCTATATTTAAAGATGATGTATTTAGCGTAAGGCCTAATAGTTTTAAATTTCAGAATATAGAGAACAAATATATTTTCAATCAATTTGAAGGACAAATTGATACAGGAAAAATGATGGTATCATTAACACAATTGGTGTTAAAAAAGGGAATAAAAATTCTTAACAATATGACTGTTAAAAGTTTTTCAGAAAATATCAATACGGTAAAAATAAAAACCAATCAATTTGAGTTTTCAACATCTAAGCTATTAATAGCTACTAATGGTTTTGCATCGCAATTATTAGGTGAAAATGTAAAACCAGCTCGCGCTCAAGTGTTAATTACGAAGCCTATTAAAAACCTTCATATAAATGGGACATTTCATTTAGATAAAGGTTATTATTATTTTAGAAATATTGATGATAGAATATTGCTTGGCGGTGGTCGACATCTTGATTTTGAAGGAGAAGAAACGATAGAATTTAATCAAACAATTTTAATCCAAAATAGATTGGAGGCGCTTTTAAAAACAACTATTTTGCCAGCAGCTAGTTTTGAAATTGATCATAGGTGGAGCGGTATTATGGGATTGGGCAATCAGAAAAAAGCAGTTGTAAAACACATATCAAACCATGTGTTTTGTGGTGTTCGTTTAGGAGGTATGGGTGTTGCTATCGGGAGTTTAGTCGGAAAAGAATTAGCAGATTTAGTCTAAAACAATTCTACGAGGCTAGCCTCGTGGTTTCTGTTGGAATTGTCATTCCCGCCTTTCGACTTTAGTTTATACTGAGTGTAGTCGAAGTACTCAAGACAAACTCCAGCGGGGATCTAAGTAAAAAGGAATCTTAAAAATAAAAAATCAAGTTGATAAAGCGTTTTTTTAAATTTATATTTAAAATTATATTATGGTTCTTTATAGTATCTATAGGATTAGTTTTTCTATATAAATGGGTGCCTGTCCCTATTACGCCTCTTATGGTTATAAGACATTTGGAAAACTCAGATGTTAAGAAAGAGACTCTTTGGAAACATGATTGGGTGTCGATTGATGCTATTTCTAAAAACTTACAGTTAGCAGTTATTTGTAGTGAAGATCAAAACTTTTTAATCCACAAAGGATTTGATATAAAAGCGATTGAAAAAGCTTATGAGAATAATAAAAAAGGTAAAAGATTAAAGGGCGCTAGCACGATCACGCAGCAAACGGCAAAAAATGTTTTTTTATGGCCCCAACGTAGTTGGTTTCGTAAAGGATTAGAAGTCTATTTTACTTTTTTAATTGAATGGGTATGGACCAAAGAACGTATCATAGAGGTCTATTTAAACAGTATAGAAATGGGTCATGGGATTTATGGAGCAGAAGCTGCATCGAAGTATTGGTTTAAAAAACCAGCAAGTAAATTATCACAGTTAGAAGCTGCTGCCATTGCTGCTATTTTGCCAAATCCGAGAGTTTACAAAGCAAATCCGGCATCAAACTATATTCAATCCAGAAAAACTTGGATTGTAAAACAAATGAACTATTTTGGGCCGCTAGATTATCTTAAGAATGAATGATGGAAAACCCCTTAAAAATTAAAGAAGATCTCTATTCGCAATGTTTGGATGTTATAAATAGTAGATTTCAAACCATACAGAATACTATAAACGAAATTCAAGTTTCATTAACTTCAGAAACTAAAAGCAGTGCAGGAGATAAGCATGAAACGGGACGTGCTATGCTACAGTTAGAACGCGAAAAGGCAGGGAACCAATTAGCCGAAATTCAAAAAATCAAAGAAATTCTATTTAAAATAGATATTTCTAAAACATTAAAGGTCATAGGTTTAGGAAGTGCCGTTTATACCTCTCAATCTAATTATTTTATTGCGATTAGTGTTGGAGAATTAACTATTGACGGTGTTCGGTTTTATGCTATTTCTCCCAGTACACCAATTGGACAGTTGTTGATTGGAAAAAGGGTTGGAGAAGAAGTAGTATTTAGGGAGCAGAAATTTATAATCAATCAGATTAGTTAAAAATGAAAAAGCAGACTAACTCTCGCCAGTCCACTTTTTTTCTATGAATTGTTCTGTTTTAAGAATAGAATAAGTTCGCTTATAGATTCTAAATTCCAAGCATTATTTATCTTTTATTTCGTTTTCCCATTTCTAAGATTTATTTTTCCTTCAAAAAAACCAAGTGATAATGGTTACAAAACCAGTAAGCATTGAGATTAAAACGAAAATAAAACAACCAATAATTATATAGCCTGCTAACTCATCTTTCCAAGTTTGATTATGCTCTTCTTTAACAGGTTCTAATATTTCAGCTTTTGTTTTATGTACAAGTTCAATAAAAGAAAATTGAAAATCAGAATCCTTAATAAGCTCTTTGAGAGATAAATTAAAGACCTCTTTTTTATTTTCAATAAATACTCTGCTATCCATTTCTAAACTCGCTTCAAGAAGCTTAGTTGCATAGAGCTCCAAGCCTTCTTTGTTTGCTTTTACATAACAAGTTTCATCATCATTATAAAAAAAACCTAAATAGGCATTTTCTTTTAAGTTAGTTTCCTTTAATTGCTGAATTACAGCACGTAATCCTGGAGTATTCATTTTCTATTTCTTTTATCTTGTCGTCTTTTAATTTTCCAAGGTGCATTTTTCTGCC from Flavivirga spongiicola encodes:
- a CDS encoding YceD family protein, whose amino-acid sequence is MKPLKEFTIPFVGLKIAKHLFEYKIEQAFFEYFEYEEFNDVNIHVNVELEKKTTLLELHFKVSGWVNVNCDLTNEPYNQTIENEFDLVVNFGDAYNDEHIDILIIPHGTYEINIQQYIYELIVLAVPNKRVHPGVEDGTLNSDILKKLEELSPKLKEDKEKEDIDPRWNTLKKLLTDK
- the rpmF gene encoding 50S ribosomal protein L32 — translated: MAHPKRKISKTRRDKRRTHYKATAPQIATCPTTGEAHLYHRAHWHEGKLYYRGQVLIDNSEVENVA
- a CDS encoding beta-ketoacyl-ACP synthase III; amino-acid sequence: MSKISAAITAVGAYVPEYVLTNQILETMVDTNDEWITSRTGIKERRILKGEGKGTSYLAIKAAQDLIDKRGIDPKDIELVIVATATPDVKAASTAAFTASNIGAINAFSFDMDAACSSFLFGMSVASGYIESGRYKNVLLIGADKMSSIINYEDRATCIIFGDGAGAVLFEPNEENLGLQDEYLRSDGSGREFLRATYGGSSFPLTPETMEEGGQYVFQEGRTVFKNAVFNMADATIKVLERNNLTKDDVSWLAAHQANKRIIDATAQRMNLEEEKVMMNIEKYGNTTSATLPLLLNDYESKLKKGDNIIFAAFGGGFNWGAIYLKWAYNSIN
- the accB gene encoding acetyl-CoA carboxylase biotin carboxyl carrier protein, with the translated sequence MDIKEIQNLIKFVAKSGASEVKLEMDDIKITIKTGSESDTTIVHQVPAAHIPQAAPVAVQPAIAEVTKTETKEPAADADSKYITIKSPIIGTFYRKPSPDKPLFVEVGQTIAEGDVLCIIEAMKLFNEIESEVSGKIVKILVDDSSPVEFDQPLFLVDPS
- the accC gene encoding acetyl-CoA carboxylase biotin carboxylase subunit; the protein is MFKKILIANRGEIALRVIRTCKEMGIKTVAVYSTVDEESLHVKFADEAVCIGPASSSESYLKMSNIIAAAEITNADAIHPGYGFLSENAKFSKICDEHGIKFIGASPEMIDRMGDKANAKATMKAAGVPCVPGSDGVIQTFEDCEKIAKETGYPVMLKASAGGGGKGMRAVWKPEELKDAWDSARQESKAAFGNDDMYMEKLIEEPRHIEIQIVGDSRGKACHLSERDCSIQRRHQKLTEETPSPFMTKKLRTDMGTAAVKASEYIKYEGAGTIEFLVDKHRNFYFMEMNTRIQVEHPITEQVIDFDLIREQILVAAGVPISGKNYTPKLHSIECRINAEDPFNGFRPSPGVITTLHAPGGHGVRLDTHVYAGYAIPPNYDSMIAKLITTAQTREEAINKMKRALDEFVIEGIKTTIPFHRQLMDHPDYLAGNYTTKFMEDFVIEKEEIEE
- a CDS encoding tetratricopeptide repeat-containing sensor histidine kinase, with translation MPNIIPDSVYHQLKHETDIDKKLNLIYNIGITHVRAGTTDSIVFYAKKIDSVISHTDEKLNNYNSYQIKAKRLLGDGMYMNGLYENALKAYIEGISMVKNSIKYSELGWLKLGLGKVYFQKEDYKKAEALFQECSKSIKDNELNTQANYCLGALKYMQNNIAEATVFFDEALASSEKSLKLILKIELYKGLIAWEKEKLNESLDIFKSVMDRSLEHNYYDLYIEAVLNFGKIYTELGRYEDAQIILSMAYTNAIQWNRFELQKKIINDLRRVFYAKGDYKNAYNLLTQYLNVSNKVLKQQNSIVIKDLEYKYQTLQKEKEISRQKTIKQAFLYGFLALLIPVLALLYVYYQKLQTQSQLNTKQKELNNRKIASLLSEQELKLARTSLGAQQEERTRIAQQLHDSIGGNLAGIKLRMSNMKSLNKEGQEVILQVDETYELVRNISHDLIPKKFNENAFTALIDGYVQSIKQNVDFSIAFLTHPEEKINNLSEAVKIQIYQIIQELFTNTIKYANAKNVDLHLTIYEKMFQLLFEDDGTGFNVEEAQGGIGLSNIKNRIEQLNGKFVIDSALNRGTVVTIEIPLDEKA
- the mtgA gene encoding monofunctional biosynthetic peptidoglycan transglycosylase, whose protein sequence is MIKRFFKFIFKIILWFFIVSIGLVFLYKWVPVPITPLMVIRHLENSDVKKETLWKHDWVSIDAISKNLQLAVICSEDQNFLIHKGFDIKAIEKAYENNKKGKRLKGASTITQQTAKNVFLWPQRSWFRKGLEVYFTFLIEWVWTKERIIEVYLNSIEMGHGIYGAEAASKYWFKKPASKLSQLEAAAIAAILPNPRVYKANPASNYIQSRKTWIVKQMNYFGPLDYLKNE